Proteins found in one Micromonospora sp. WMMD1082 genomic segment:
- a CDS encoding thiamine pyrophosphate-binding protein — MPQSAAHTLIDILLDWGVRQVFTCPGSTEAPFLDASVDRPELDVWLTTHELTAVTMADGYARFAGGPPGVAYLHTNVGLVNGLGGMYAAQLGRAPVLVLNGLKAGVIQSRRGFTAPPDVGALAAGNAKWSWQVQRTEHLAEDLSRALQVATNGPPGPVWLGLPEDLVAAPASTVAPAPARSRQVTSGAPAPDQVAAAASALAGARKPLLVAGADLVREDAVDLLVRLAERLGAQVVNEDRRSFERSAFPTGHPCYAGFYADRLPAVRQADVVAFLGARCFHEFEAGSIAAPAAGVTLIHSNADPAEIGKTHGADITLTGDHRLILDQLLTALPADHQPRPTSPADTTEATGPATVTGPDRDGPLSVPEVATALAATVDRRTRIVADATTSNGAFFAHLPQDTPGQLITTSSGALGWGMGAALGVSIARPDDRVVAVVGDGSFQFGAPALWVAARRRLPVTYLMINNGSYAAVAAALRRYGRRAVESGTYPGKDIAGPDFAAISAGYGVPAERVDSAPALAKALDTAADAAGPRFIEVRTDPDDLGP, encoded by the coding sequence ATGCCGCAGAGCGCCGCACACACCCTCATCGACATCCTGCTCGACTGGGGCGTACGGCAGGTCTTCACCTGCCCCGGCAGCACCGAGGCCCCGTTCCTGGACGCCTCCGTCGACCGCCCGGAGCTGGACGTCTGGCTCACCACCCACGAGCTGACCGCGGTCACCATGGCCGACGGCTACGCCCGGTTCGCCGGTGGCCCGCCGGGCGTGGCCTACCTGCACACCAATGTCGGACTGGTCAACGGACTCGGCGGGATGTACGCCGCGCAGCTCGGCCGGGCGCCGGTGCTGGTGCTCAACGGGCTCAAGGCCGGCGTGATCCAGTCCCGGCGCGGGTTCACCGCGCCGCCGGACGTCGGCGCGCTGGCCGCCGGGAACGCCAAGTGGAGCTGGCAGGTGCAGCGCACCGAGCATCTCGCCGAAGACCTGTCCCGGGCACTGCAGGTCGCCACCAACGGACCACCCGGCCCGGTCTGGCTGGGCCTGCCCGAGGACCTGGTCGCGGCACCGGCCTCGACCGTCGCACCAGCACCCGCCCGATCCCGCCAGGTCACGTCCGGAGCCCCCGCCCCCGACCAGGTCGCGGCGGCGGCCAGCGCACTGGCCGGGGCCCGGAAACCGCTGCTGGTCGCCGGTGCCGACCTCGTCCGGGAGGACGCGGTCGATCTGCTGGTCAGGCTCGCCGAGCGGCTCGGCGCGCAGGTGGTCAACGAGGACCGGCGGTCGTTCGAACGATCCGCCTTCCCCACCGGCCACCCGTGCTACGCCGGCTTCTACGCCGACCGGCTGCCGGCGGTACGGCAGGCGGACGTGGTGGCCTTCCTCGGCGCACGCTGCTTCCACGAGTTCGAGGCCGGCAGCATCGCCGCGCCCGCCGCCGGGGTGACCCTCATCCACAGCAACGCCGACCCGGCCGAGATCGGCAAGACGCACGGCGCCGACATCACCCTCACCGGGGACCACCGGCTCATCCTCGACCAGCTACTCACCGCGCTGCCGGCCGACCACCAGCCCCGGCCCACTTCCCCGGCCGATACCACCGAGGCGACCGGACCGGCCACCGTGACCGGCCCAGACCGAGACGGGCCGCTCTCCGTGCCCGAGGTGGCGACCGCGCTGGCTGCCACCGTCGACCGGCGGACCCGGATCGTGGCCGACGCCACCACCTCCAACGGCGCGTTCTTCGCCCACCTTCCGCAGGACACGCCGGGGCAGCTGATCACCACCTCCTCCGGCGCGCTGGGCTGGGGCATGGGCGCCGCGCTCGGGGTCAGCATCGCCCGCCCGGACGATCGGGTGGTCGCGGTGGTCGGGGACGGCTCGTTCCAGTTCGGCGCCCCCGCGCTCTGGGTCGCGGCCCGACGACGGCTGCCGGTCACCTACCTAATGATCAACAACGGATCGTACGCGGCCGTGGCGGCCGCGCTGCGTCGCTACGGCCGACGTGCGGTGGAGTCCGGCACCTACCCCGGCAAGGACATCGCCGGACCGGACTTCGCCGCGATCAGCGCCGGGTACGGCGTGCCGGCAGAGCGCGTGGACTCGGCACCGGCCCTGGCCAAGGCGCTCGACACCGCCGCCGACGCAGCCGGGCCACGGTTCATCGAGGTCCGCACCGATCCCGACGACCTGGGACCGTAG
- a CDS encoding MFS transporter, with product MPASPTPTRTARHQVGPAVAFATIMVVASLMQFGIGALSPFLTAEFDLSRSQLGIVTSAYYLAAAALSPVMGHWVGALGARRAMLLTIAFAAIGAATLAAATTLLAVMVAVVVAGAAAAVANPATNLAIAARPQPHAVLIGVKQSGVQAAALLTGISLPAIALATTWRYAVLATAGACLLTLPATRAAGASRPRRTPVTIAAPDPPAAASPLRRLAVFSALMGAGMATINTYLVLYAHEQIGLSAGLAGALLATIGLCAVISRINVTLIVERTVDAQRAGLRTLRMMALVGALAAGLILAGAWVGPMALWAGTVVIGLTAAAFNSVAMFVVIRAARGRDVARSSGRIQGSFFAGLFLSPPLFGMLVDASGDYTVGWLWTIGCFACAAGTITRWRARHRANTSDRALI from the coding sequence GTGCCCGCCAGTCCGACGCCGACGCGGACGGCCCGGCATCAGGTCGGACCAGCGGTCGCGTTCGCCACCATCATGGTCGTCGCCAGCCTGATGCAGTTCGGCATCGGCGCGTTGAGCCCGTTCCTGACCGCCGAGTTCGACCTGTCCCGCTCCCAGCTCGGCATCGTCACCAGCGCCTACTATCTGGCCGCGGCGGCGCTGTCACCGGTGATGGGCCACTGGGTCGGTGCGCTCGGCGCCCGCCGGGCCATGCTGCTGACGATCGCGTTCGCCGCCATCGGCGCGGCCACGCTCGCCGCCGCGACCACGTTGCTCGCCGTCATGGTGGCGGTCGTCGTCGCCGGCGCGGCGGCGGCCGTCGCCAATCCGGCCACCAACCTGGCCATCGCCGCCCGCCCCCAGCCCCATGCCGTCCTGATCGGGGTCAAGCAGTCCGGGGTGCAGGCCGCCGCCCTGCTGACCGGGATCAGTCTGCCCGCCATCGCACTGGCCACCACCTGGCGCTACGCCGTCCTGGCCACCGCCGGGGCGTGCCTGCTCACGCTGCCGGCGACCCGGGCCGCCGGGGCGAGTCGGCCGCGCCGGACGCCGGTGACCATCGCAGCACCCGATCCCCCAGCCGCGGCGTCGCCGCTACGCCGACTCGCGGTGTTCAGCGCGCTGATGGGTGCCGGGATGGCGACCATCAACACCTATCTCGTGCTCTACGCCCACGAGCAGATCGGCCTCAGTGCCGGGCTGGCCGGCGCACTGCTGGCGACGATCGGGCTCTGCGCGGTGATCTCCCGGATCAACGTCACCCTCATCGTCGAACGAACCGTCGACGCGCAGCGCGCCGGCCTGCGGACGTTACGGATGATGGCGCTGGTCGGCGCGCTGGCCGCCGGGCTGATCCTGGCCGGTGCGTGGGTCGGGCCGATGGCCCTCTGGGCCGGCACGGTCGTGATCGGGTTGACCGCGGCGGCGTTCAACAGCGTGGCGATGTTCGTGGTGATTCGGGCCGCGCGGGGCCGGGACGTGGCCCGCTCGTCGGGACGAATTCAGGGCTCGTTCTTCGCCGGGCTGTTCCTCAGCCCACCGCTGTTCGGAATGCTGGTCGATGCCAGCGGCGACTACACCGTCGGCTGGCTGTGGACAATCGGATGCTTCGCCTGCGCCGCCGGCACGATCACCCGCTGGCGGGCCCGCCACCGCGCGAACACCAGCGACCGCGCCCTCATCTAG